The Magnolia sinica isolate HGM2019 chromosome 9, MsV1, whole genome shotgun sequence genome contains a region encoding:
- the LOC131256331 gene encoding nicotianamine synthase-like, whose amino-acid sequence MCPYDHTNILKNTLSMASLHQPIFENHMAFDVLIANVAKIHASISKLESLRPSKHVNALFTQLVKLCTLPSSINVQNLPPDMQHMRQSLIGLCGRAEGLLELEFATFITKIPQPLDHLNLFPYYTNYVKLAGLEYGILSENGVVQPKRVAFVGSGPMPLTSIIMAIHHMKTTRFDMLANNVAHRIVATDDELARRMEFKTSDVMDVREELGEFDCIFLAALVGMSKEEKVKVVGHLRKYMKGGGILLVRSANGARGFLYPMVEEDDLHGFEILSVFHPTNEVINSIVLARKPII is encoded by the coding sequence ACATACTCAAAAACACCTTATCAATGGCTTCTCTCCATCAACCAATCTTCGAAAACCATATGGCATTTGATGTCCTGATTGCCAACGTGGCAAAAATCCATGCAAGCATCAGTAAGCTAGAGTCCTTAAGGCCTTCCAAGCATGTCAATGCCCTCTTCACTCAACTTGTCAAGCTATGCACCctcccttcttccatcaatgtCCAAAACCTACCACCCGACATGCAACACATGCGCCAGAGCCTGATAGGCCTATGTGGGCGAGCTGAGGGACTTCTTGAGCTTGAATTCGCCACTTTCATTACCAAAATACCGCAACCATTAGACCACCTAAACCTCTTCCCCTACTATACTAACTACGTCAAGCTCGCCGGACTAGAGTATGGGATCCTTTCTGAAAATGGAGTGGTGCAACCTAAAAGGGTGGCATTTGTGGGGTCCGGTCCCATGCCGCTAACTTCCATTATCATGGCGAtccaccacatgaaaacaacacGCTTCGACATGTTGGCGAACAACGTAGCCCACCGGATTGTCGCAACGGATGATGAACTAGCAAGGAGGATGGAGTTCAAGACAAGTGATGTGATGGATGTGAGGGAGGAGCTAGGAGAATTTGATTGCATTTTCTTGGCAGCTCTGGTGGGGATGAGTAAGGAAGAGAAGGTGAAGGTGGTGGGCCACCTAAGGAAGTATATGAAGGGTGGAGGTATTTTACTAGTGAGGAGTGCAAATGGAGCTAGGGGATTTTTGTACCCCATGGTAGAAGAGGATGATTTGCATGGGTTTGAGATTCTGTCCGTCTTCCATCCTACAAATGAAGTAATAAACTCAATTGTACTTGCACGCAAGCCTATTATATAA